One Syntrophorhabdaceae bacterium genomic window carries:
- a CDS encoding ChbG/HpnK family deacetylase: protein MTMERGARSRKKYVVIGADDFGSSPSVNNAVAAAKDHGCLTAASVMAGGAAFHGAVDVAARHPGLSVGLHVVLSQGRPVLSPVRIPDLVDKEGRFDPSPFRAGVMYWSRKERIGEQIEAEVRAQFDKVEDAGIHPSHVDCHHHLHIHPLLFTIISREAARRRIAWIRIPREPWPFLLRLHGPTLDAKAFLLRLVFELLNRRNMKAAYGLGLHVANTVYGTSGTGRIDERYLLAVLPYIKNGIHEIYLHPDSGTAAGQREKEAVISKRVGDSITALGIQPVGFKDLEFPAPHTGVAADSFAYGH, encoded by the coding sequence ATGACCATGGAAAGGGGCGCCCGCAGTAGGAAAAAATATGTCGTCATTGGTGCTGATGATTTCGGCAGTTCTCCTTCAGTCAATAATGCAGTGGCCGCCGCGAAAGACCATGGTTGTCTGACCGCCGCAAGTGTCATGGCTGGAGGTGCGGCTTTCCATGGGGCGGTCGATGTGGCCGCACGGCATCCCGGCCTTTCGGTGGGTCTCCACGTCGTGCTTTCCCAGGGGCGCCCGGTTCTTTCTCCCGTCCGAATTCCCGACCTGGTCGATAAAGAGGGCCGCTTCGACCCAAGCCCGTTTCGGGCGGGCGTAATGTATTGGAGCCGGAAAGAAAGGATCGGGGAACAAATCGAGGCTGAAGTGAGGGCACAGTTTGATAAGGTTGAAGATGCGGGTATCCATCCTTCCCATGTGGATTGCCACCATCATCTCCACATCCATCCCCTTCTTTTTACGATTATCTCCCGGGAAGCAGCTCGCCGCAGGATAGCCTGGATACGAATCCCACGGGAGCCCTGGCCTTTTCTGCTTCGCCTCCATGGGCCCACTCTGGACGCAAAGGCTTTCCTTTTACGTCTGGTTTTCGAGCTCCTCAACCGCAGGAATATGAAGGCAGCCTATGGCCTTGGCCTTCATGTGGCGAATACCGTGTACGGGACTTCCGGGACGGGTAGAATAGACGAAAGATACCTCCTGGCTGTTCTACCTTATATAAAAAATGGGATCCATGAGATTTACCTCCATCCCGATTCAGGTACGGCGGCAGGCCAAAGAGAAAAGGAAGCGGTCATTTCGAAACGGGTAGGGGACTCTATTACCGCATTAGGGATACAACCGGTAGGTTTTAAAGACCTTGAATTTCCGGCGCCCCATACCGGTGTGGCAGCCGACTCATTCGCTTATGGCCATTGA
- the hpnA gene encoding hopanoid-associated sugar epimerase: MTRVLVTGASGFIGFHVAKALSERGFEVLALVRNASDSGFISRCGAKPVAGDVRDYESVLKAMRGCDRVFHVAADYRLWVPDPERMYEINVGGTANVMKAALERSVTRVVYTSTVGILRVTPDGKPGNEENRARFQDLSGHYKISKFLAEKEVRRCIGVGLPAVIVNPTFPIGAMDRKPTPTGKTIVDFLNGKMPAYVNTGLNLVDVGDVAEGHVLAAESGVVGESYILGNENLTLKQFLHLLARLTGMKPPRWRLPYGPVLCLAYADRAYSKVCGGKEPRIPVDGVRMARHYMFFDTSKAVLKLGMAQNSIESAAWKAISWYREKGYVPRLSGECHE; encoded by the coding sequence ATGACAAGGGTCCTGGTAACGGGCGCTTCCGGCTTCATCGGATTTCATGTAGCAAAAGCACTCAGCGAGAGGGGTTTCGAAGTTCTCGCCCTCGTAAGAAACGCATCGGACAGCGGTTTCATTTCAAGGTGCGGCGCAAAGCCGGTGGCCGGCGACGTCCGGGACTATGAATCAGTGCTGAAGGCAATGAGAGGCTGCGACCGGGTGTTCCATGTGGCTGCCGATTACCGGCTATGGGTGCCGGACCCTGAGAGGATGTATGAAATAAATGTCGGGGGGACGGCAAATGTGATGAAGGCGGCCCTGGAGAGGAGCGTTACAAGGGTCGTGTATACGAGCACGGTCGGAATACTTCGTGTTACTCCGGACGGTAAACCGGGGAATGAGGAAAACAGGGCAAGATTCCAGGACCTCTCGGGACATTATAAGATATCTAAGTTTCTGGCGGAAAAGGAAGTCCGCAGGTGTATCGGCGTCGGTCTGCCCGCGGTAATCGTCAATCCCACATTCCCTATAGGCGCTATGGACAGAAAACCTACGCCCACGGGTAAGACGATAGTCGATTTTCTTAATGGCAAGATGCCGGCCTACGTGAATACAGGGCTTAATCTCGTTGATGTGGGGGACGTGGCGGAGGGGCATGTATTGGCAGCAGAATCCGGGGTCGTGGGTGAGAGCTATATATTGGGGAATGAGAACCTGACCCTTAAGCAGTTTCTCCACCTACTGGCCCGTCTGACCGGAATGAAGCCGCCCCGGTGGAGACTTCCTTACGGGCCCGTGCTTTGTTTAGCCTATGCGGACCGGGCATACTCAAAAGTTTGTGGAGGAAAGGAGCCTCGGATCCCGGTGGACGGCGTACGCATGGCCCGCCATTACATGTTCTTCGACACCTCAAAGGCGGTACTAAAACTGGGGATGGCGCAGAATTCCATCGAATCGGCGGCATGGAAGGCAATATCCTGGTACAGGGAGAAAGGTTATGTGCCTCGTCTGTCCGGAGAATGTCATGAATGA
- the shc gene encoding squalene--hopene cyclase has protein sequence MAIDTLRLEPNLFEQGMKHEYGRDLAERVQDAIRASHNFFVHNQHPDGFWCFQLESNVTITAEYLMLLAFAGVEVDEKQAKMARHILKHQRSDGTWAIYTGGKGDLSTTVEAYFALKLAGYGAEDYRLQQAGRFILANGGLSETRVFTKIFLALFGQYDWRAIPSVPVEIMLFLPWFPFSIYRFSSWARATFVPLSIVLDKRPVKVIPESRGVRELFSRDHAERSKKPRERLLSWKRFFMHLDKMIKATEDSQLRYFRKKGLEEALRWIREHQEEAGDWGGIQPAMVNSILALLIEGSPVSSQPVQKGFEALERFAIEREDELLLQSCISPVWDTALTALALSCSGLRETHVSMVSACDWLAGKQILKKGDWSVKRPHLEPGGWAFEFVNTWYPDIDDTAVVLMLLSRHSHQGFLQPQNFRKAVGWVLGMQGRDGGWGAFDVDNDMDLLNQIPFGDLEAMIDPSTPDITGRVLEMLGCIQYPINSKAVKEAFKFLKKTQEKDGLWWGRWGVNYVYGTWSVLVGLRSIGEDMTKPYVRKAVAALKRYQNPDGGWGESCESYTNPHMRIRGRSTPSQTAWGAMGLMAAGEGASREAIRAINFLLREQSSHGTWEEEEFTATGFPKYFMIKYHNYRNCFPLMALGKFLRQTVDIDKQDEREMAS, from the coding sequence ATGGCCATTGACACTCTTCGACTGGAGCCGAATCTGTTCGAACAGGGGATGAAGCACGAGTACGGCCGCGATCTCGCCGAACGTGTTCAGGACGCCATCAGGGCGAGCCATAATTTTTTCGTTCACAATCAGCACCCGGACGGATTTTGGTGTTTTCAACTGGAGTCAAATGTGACCATCACCGCGGAGTATCTCATGCTCCTCGCTTTTGCGGGCGTGGAAGTCGACGAGAAGCAGGCAAAAATGGCTCGTCATATACTAAAACATCAAAGGTCCGACGGAACATGGGCCATATATACCGGCGGCAAAGGAGATCTCAGCACGACCGTGGAAGCCTACTTTGCCCTTAAGCTGGCCGGGTACGGCGCAGAAGATTATCGTCTCCAACAAGCCGGAAGGTTCATTCTCGCGAATGGCGGCCTGTCGGAAACAAGGGTATTCACCAAAATATTTCTCGCCCTTTTCGGCCAATACGATTGGAGGGCAATCCCTTCCGTTCCCGTGGAAATTATGCTTTTCCTTCCCTGGTTTCCCTTCAGTATCTATCGATTCTCCAGCTGGGCGAGAGCCACCTTCGTGCCGCTCTCAATTGTGCTCGACAAGAGGCCTGTCAAAGTTATTCCGGAGAGCCGGGGAGTGAGGGAACTTTTCAGCCGGGACCATGCGGAGAGGTCGAAAAAGCCGCGTGAACGTCTGCTCTCGTGGAAGCGGTTTTTCATGCACCTCGATAAAATGATCAAAGCAACCGAAGATAGCCAGCTTAGATATTTCAGAAAAAAAGGCCTGGAAGAGGCCCTCCGGTGGATCCGGGAGCATCAGGAAGAGGCGGGTGATTGGGGAGGAATACAACCTGCCATGGTAAATTCGATTTTGGCCTTGCTTATCGAGGGTTCTCCTGTTTCCAGCCAGCCTGTACAAAAAGGATTCGAAGCCCTGGAACGGTTTGCAATCGAGAGAGAGGATGAACTCTTGCTCCAGTCATGTATCTCGCCCGTGTGGGACACGGCCCTGACGGCCCTTGCGCTTTCGTGCTCCGGACTGAGAGAGACCCATGTTTCAATGGTCTCCGCCTGTGACTGGCTGGCAGGCAAGCAGATACTGAAGAAGGGCGATTGGAGCGTAAAGAGACCTCACCTCGAGCCCGGCGGCTGGGCATTCGAATTTGTGAATACCTGGTATCCCGACATAGACGATACCGCCGTAGTGCTCATGCTCCTCAGCAGACACAGTCATCAGGGTTTTCTGCAGCCCCAGAATTTCAGAAAAGCGGTCGGATGGGTGCTGGGTATGCAGGGGCGAGACGGAGGATGGGGCGCCTTCGACGTGGATAACGATATGGATCTGCTGAACCAGATCCCTTTTGGCGACCTTGAAGCAATGATCGACCCCAGTACGCCCGATATTACGGGGAGAGTGCTTGAGATGCTCGGATGCATTCAATATCCTATAAATAGCAAAGCGGTAAAAGAAGCGTTCAAGTTCCTGAAGAAGACGCAGGAGAAAGACGGTCTCTGGTGGGGCAGGTGGGGCGTCAATTACGTGTACGGCACCTGGTCGGTACTCGTAGGGCTGCGCTCCATAGGTGAAGACATGACAAAGCCGTATGTGCGAAAAGCGGTCGCCGCGCTCAAGAGATACCAGAACCCCGACGGCGGATGGGGGGAGAGTTGCGAATCTTATACAAACCCACATATGAGAATTCGCGGGAGGAGCACGCCTTCCCAGACCGCGTGGGGCGCCATGGGTTTGATGGCCGCAGGAGAAGGTGCGTCAAGGGAAGCGATCAGGGCGATAAATTTTCTCCTCCGCGAACAGTCCTCGCACGGTACGTGGGAAGAGGAAGAATTTACCGCCACCGGCTTTCCCAAATATTTTATGATCAAATATCACAACTATCGGAACTGCTTCCCTTTAATGGCCCTTGGGAAATTTCTCCGCCAGACAGTCGATATAGACAAACAGGATGAACGGGAGATGGCATCATGA
- the hpnJ gene encoding hopanoid biosynthesis associated radical SAM protein HpnJ has translation METLLLNPPSFKGFDGSAGSRYQACREVRSFWYPTWLAYPAGMIKGARLLDASAQGITAEETLRQAAGYELVIIHTGTPTFENDAALAGALKEAYPRLMIGMVGSHVTVCPEESLRSSPAVDFVALGEFDDTVVEISEGRPLNQVKGIAFRFNGAVRRTEPRPPISDLDRLAFAADVYSRDLRVEDYYIGYLKHPYVSLYGGRGCRGRCTYCLWPQTIGGGRYRVRSPGNILEEMKLAKTLFPQVKEFFFDDDTFTDHPQLEEIARGMGSLGITWSCNARADVPKRTLEVLKDNGLRLLVVGFESGNQNVLNNIRKGVRLEGARKFTRAASEVGVLIHGTFILGLPGETRETMEETIRFARDIDPYSIQVSLAAPYPGTVLYEEAKRQGWLKGGALVREGIQNSVLSYPWLSKDEIFAAVEIFYRRFYLRPAPILRILKEMLVDREEFCRRIREGREFFSFMAKRKGATA, from the coding sequence ATGGAGACATTACTTCTCAACCCACCCTCGTTCAAGGGCTTCGACGGTAGTGCGGGCTCACGTTATCAGGCATGCCGGGAAGTCCGTTCATTCTGGTATCCCACGTGGCTCGCTTATCCCGCGGGCATGATTAAGGGGGCGAGACTGCTGGACGCCTCCGCCCAGGGTATTACTGCGGAAGAAACCCTCCGTCAGGCGGCAGGCTACGAACTGGTGATTATCCATACGGGCACCCCCACTTTCGAAAACGATGCGGCGTTGGCAGGCGCCCTCAAGGAAGCTTATCCGCGCCTGATGATAGGGATGGTCGGCTCTCACGTGACCGTCTGTCCGGAAGAAAGCCTCCGGTCGTCGCCGGCTGTTGATTTTGTCGCTTTGGGCGAGTTTGACGATACGGTTGTTGAAATTTCCGAGGGACGACCGCTTAATCAGGTAAAAGGGATCGCCTTCCGCTTCAACGGCGCTGTTCGCAGAACCGAGCCCAGACCGCCGATTAGCGACCTTGACCGTCTTGCTTTTGCGGCGGATGTATATTCAAGGGACCTGCGTGTGGAGGATTACTACATCGGTTATCTGAAGCACCCTTATGTATCTCTCTACGGAGGTCGAGGTTGCCGGGGCCGATGCACTTATTGTCTCTGGCCCCAGACCATAGGGGGCGGCAGGTACCGGGTCAGGAGCCCGGGAAATATCCTGGAAGAGATGAAACTCGCCAAAACACTCTTTCCTCAGGTGAAGGAGTTTTTTTTCGATGACGATACTTTCACCGATCATCCGCAACTGGAGGAGATCGCCCGCGGAATGGGTTCCCTCGGCATCACATGGTCGTGCAATGCCAGGGCCGACGTGCCGAAGCGGACGCTTGAGGTGCTTAAAGATAATGGGTTGAGGCTGCTCGTGGTGGGATTCGAGTCGGGCAATCAGAACGTACTGAACAACATCAGGAAAGGAGTACGCCTTGAAGGGGCACGGAAATTTACGCGGGCCGCTTCTGAAGTCGGTGTACTCATCCACGGTACATTCATACTCGGTCTGCCGGGAGAGACGCGGGAGACCATGGAAGAGACGATTCGGTTTGCCCGGGATATCGATCCCTACAGCATCCAGGTTTCTCTCGCCGCTCCTTATCCGGGAACCGTGCTGTATGAAGAGGCGAAGCGCCAGGGATGGCTCAAAGGGGGAGCTCTCGTGCGGGAAGGGATTCAGAACTCCGTGCTCTCATATCCTTGGTTATCAAAAGACGAGATATTTGCGGCCGTCGAAATTTTCTACCGCCGCTTCTATTTGAGACCTGCCCCCATCCTCAGAATTCTTAAAGAGATGCTGGTTGACAGGGAGGAATTCTGCAGGCGGATCAGGGAGGGGAGAGAGTTCTTTTCATTCATGGCAAAGCGTAAGGGAGCGACGGCATGA
- a CDS encoding DUF116 domain-containing protein — protein sequence MNEQETYTRTGTGDRKLGDEWFDWDGGTDHGEKGVDERISTFLILAASSLFILIFFLALGWYLAKPRLDQASPLLAYLIGSCLIMLIAASLLFAVIEAVLLLRFKRSFIPYKIDEKLLLALLPKSIWLGRRLGIHRDRIGNSFIKAHNLLVKSHAREVKTDPLLILLPRCLKKEARRQVAERVNGKAAQIVTVAGGEEARKAIRQYRPSLILAVACERDLLSGIKDVAEKIHVLAIPNERPEGPCKNTHLRLDTLDDALRFIDGREAPGMTR from the coding sequence ATGAATGAGCAAGAGACCTATACCCGCACAGGGACCGGAGATAGAAAGCTCGGAGACGAATGGTTCGACTGGGACGGGGGAACGGACCACGGAGAGAAGGGAGTCGACGAGAGGATAAGTACCTTCCTCATCCTCGCCGCATCCTCCCTCTTCATCCTGATTTTCTTCCTTGCCCTGGGATGGTATCTCGCCAAACCCCGCCTCGATCAGGCGAGCCCCCTTCTTGCATACCTTATTGGGTCGTGCCTTATTATGCTTATTGCCGCCTCCCTTCTTTTCGCCGTCATCGAGGCCGTGCTCCTGCTGAGGTTCAAACGGTCCTTTATCCCCTATAAAATAGACGAAAAGCTCCTCCTTGCCCTTCTGCCGAAAAGCATTTGGCTCGGGAGAAGGCTGGGCATCCACAGGGACAGGATAGGCAACTCCTTTATCAAGGCCCATAACCTGCTCGTAAAAAGCCATGCCCGTGAAGTGAAGACCGACCCCCTCCTCATCCTCCTGCCCAGGTGCCTGAAAAAAGAGGCCCGCCGGCAGGTGGCAGAGAGGGTCAACGGAAAGGCCGCCCAGATCGTGACTGTGGCAGGGGGAGAAGAGGCGAGGAAGGCGATCAGGCAATACAGGCCCTCCCTTATCCTTGCCGTTGCCTGCGAGAGAGATCTATTGAGCGGAATCAAAGACGTGGCGGAGAAGATACACGTCCTCGCCATCCCCAACGAGAGGCCTGAAGGGCCTTGCAAGAATACCCATCTACGGCTGGATACCCTCGACGACGCCCTCCGGTTCATCGACGGAAGAGAAGCCCCGGGTATGACGCGTTGA